The Candidatus Berkiella aquae sequence CTCCAAACATTTGACTTATATCTTGGCATATTTGGGTATATTCCTTACAAAACCATCAACATAGGTTAAATATTCTTGTTCCGATTTTGTCATGGCAAGTAATCTTGCAAATGTTTCAACAAAAATTAAAAGATCATCACTAATTGCATTTTTTCCATATTTTACATGCATAATAATTGAGGGAGATTCTTTGGAGTAATCTATGTCGTCATGTTTTTTGCAGTCGCTTGGGGAAAATCCTAAAGCAACACCTTTGTGATTATCTCCGTAATTAATCCATAAATGATTATTATCAAATTCTATACAAAAGCAGATCACATAGACACATACTTTTGCTAAAAATAAATCAAATTTGTTTAAAAAGTCATTACAATATCTTCCTCGATATGGCTTAAAAACTTCGCAAATAAAGTTTTTTGAAAATTGTATTTCGTTATTATCATTTAATTTATCAAAGCTTGTTAACAATAGGTTTTTTGAAGCAATTATATCTGGAAATGCTGTTGTAGCGGTGAAGTGATACAAGTTTGTTTTGACTAGATCATTTTTTTTGTTACGGGAATGTATTTGAGATTTTAAAATATCAAATTTTTTAATTAACCTGGACTTTTTACTCATACACATATCTTAATAAAAAACAGGCGTGTCATTTTTATAAATAGAATAAATCATTTTGAATGCCTTTTCATTTCAAATCATGATATTGACTTTGCATCTCAGTAAACCGTTTTTGCAATTTCTGGTAATGTTGAATATACCTATCATTTACCAAAAGAGCCTCAACTTCAATCATTCAAATTGACAAATACTTCCAGATCCGGCAATGCAAGTTCATTACAATATATCGGCATGGAAAATAATGAATTATTGTTCGCGCATCTTACCTATGATAATAAAATTCTGAACGAGAATCTTTTCTTGGAGAAAACGGGTACTAACTTGGATACAAAAATATTAAAAATTTCAAAAGATCAGACTATTTTTCTGGTAGATGGCAAAAAAATTGAAATTATTTCAATTAAGGATAATCAGATCCAGTTAAAAATTTTAACTTCTTAAAAAAGGCGGTGAAAACCGCCTTTCATTAATTTTCAGTTGATTGCTCATTCTCATCTAACAAACGATAGATAGTGCTACGCCCACCTCTGGCTTTAAACTCAAGAATATCCTAAGCGCTGTATCGCTGCGGCATTCCGCTGCTTTTTAAAACCAATTATTTTTAATGCTCACTACAGCACAACTATCTCAGCTGAATCACTTTACCTAATACATGAAAATCAAGCTATTGATTTCAGTGTTTAAAACCTATTTTCATTTTTGCCTCAGGAGTCATGCGCCCTTGCGTGTCAATTTTCGACGATTGCTTCAATTTATAACTTTTTAAAACAGCTCTTGGTGACGAAATATTTTTTCGGATTAACTTACCATACAGGGCCAATTTTCTATTTCTTTCTATCATGAATGTATTAATTTTATTGTTAAAGTGAATTGCTATTGGTTTTAGCGAAGGGTTTTGTGTCGCGTAAAGTTGCTTTTTTCCATTATGAACAGGGGGTTCTACTTCGTGCCTATTAATTTTTAGAAAATCTATAGGTCTTTTTCCTTGTTTAGAAAGCATGTCAGTTTTTGCACCTTCATTAATTAAACGTTCAACCATATCAGGCAAACACATGATGACTGCCCAATGTAAAGGAGTTAAACCATGCTCTGAATCAGCTTTATTAATATCAATTTTTTTAGTTTTTAATAAAGCATCAAATATTTCATTGTTTCCCTTTTGAATGGCTAATATTAACGGTGTACAGGGGAAACGACCTTGAGTCGCATCATTTAATAAGTATGAATTCTGCTTTTGAGCTAATTCAATTAATGCAAGAGCAACTGGATTATTATCAAAGCCGATAGCGGTACTCAACGGAAGCTGTTTAAACAGCTTGTCTCTATTAAATTTAACACCAATTGTCATTAAAAAGTTAAGCACACTTTGGCATTGTTGCTTAGATAATTTGTGTTGTACCTTTAAGCCTAAATAATAAGGTGGAAGGGTAATAAAAGGATTTTCGTTGGCGCGATAGGAGGAGCTGCAAAATGCCTGCAATAAATTTCCTTTAATTAAATGTCCGGCCTCGCCTTCAATTAAATATTTTAAGGTCTTAAAATCATTATCTAAAAATATTGTTTTATGATCTCTGCTCAATTTTTTTAATTCATTTATGTTCGCTTCTAAGCAAGCATTCAAGATTTGGCATCTTGCACTATCATCAGTTTTATTCCTAGGAAAATTATTGTCAGTACTATGGAGAAAAATTCCAGCAAAAACAGACCCTAAACATAACAAAATTGTACCTGTTAGTCCTAACAATCCTCCCCAAAATACAAGAATAGCAAAAGATGAAATAATCATTGCAAGCGCAATACCACTGGATTTGGATAATTTAGGAATTGACATTTTTTAAAACCATCTAACTCATGAAAGTCATCTAGTATACGCTTCCGCAATATAAAAGACCATTTTTAATGAAAGGAAATGGGATATGTCGGACCAATTTACCATTCATAGAATGGATAAACTAAGAGACCAGTACCGTATTGTATGTGTAATCTCAACACCAAAAGTTCGAAAATCGTCCCACTCGGGGAGCCAACTTAAATTAATAAAACTTACAAATATTCTTTCTTGCTAATTACTCTGCGTTAAACAACCTTTCGCAATAATTGCTTAGGCTTTCAAACTTTTCACTATATTAAACAGTTCGGAAATTCTAGATAGTTGCTTTAAACTAAAAAAGAATTCCATTAGAAAATTTGGCATAAAGTGCTTATGCCCCCATCAAGCATCAATCTATCCAAATAATATGTTCATTAGCTGGTGATCTTGGTAAATACATACTTAGCAATGGCGTATCGCTTATACCTGTAACATAACTGGACCATCGTAGATGATTGTCTCAATGCTAAGGGATAATCTAGTTAATTTTAGCATTCTTTTATCGCTTATTTCTCGAGCGCTCATCTACATAAGTTATAATAGCCATTTGTTGGTTCAATATGACCATATATCTAATTACTGTATGACAATTTATAAATTGATGATAATGTGAAAAGCTAATTGTTCTCATACTTGAGTATTTAAGTATTTTTTATGAAAAATAACGTACTTTTCTTTATTATTAGTATTGTGTTTGGATTTTTAATTTGGTTTGTAAACCATCACTTTAATTACAGTGGTTCCCTATTCTTGGCCCCTTTATCCCCTCTATTCAAACCTGTGACATTACTATTTTTTTGGGGATTAATTTTGTCATTTTTACCGTGTAATATATTCTTAATGATTGCAGGAACTATATTAGGTCAATTTATTTCTTGGATACCCGAGATTATGCATCCCCCATCCAGTTCTGTCGGTGGTGCATTCTATGTTCTAGGCAATATATTCCTCTTGGGAACCAGTTTTATTATCCTTACTGGTAACAGGGTGGGTAGGATTCTAAATAAATTGGCTATTAGAAAACTAGAAAAGACAGAGAATAAAGCACTTTTGCGAAGACCTTAGTATTAAATTATATTTTTACAACAATTGCATTCAACGCATTGCTTGCGGCGATTAAACACACTATTCACCGCAAACCCTATTCCTCATGGACGATGCAGGCGGATAGGAGTTTCGACCAGTTTCTAACCGCATCAAAATCTCTACCCGAAAAGTTCGAAAATCGTCACACCCGGGGAGTCAAACTTCAGAAAATAACAAAGTACATTATTCCAACTTATCCAATTCCAATGCCTTTATAAACCCGGATTTATAAAACAAAGTACTACCGTGTTTTATAAGCGCTTGCTTGGATTTAATAACTAATTTTAAATGTTGCATCTGTTAATCGTCCACGCTTTTCTCTCCAACGTACAACAGCTCGGTAAAGTAACGTTGGCTCATCTGAAAGCTTATTAAGCTCTTTTTCTATAACTTCTTGCAGCATTGGAGTAATTAATGAAGGTTGCCCCCCTTTAAATAGGAAATTTTTACTCACTTTATTTTCCTGAACTGCCGATATCAAATATAAGACAGAACATAAATTTTAAGGTTCAAAATTTGTTATTGTGCTCTACACATTCCTTTGTTTTAGACACAATAAGCTTAATTAATGAAATTTTAGGGTGTTATTACACATAACACAGATTAAGGGGGGCAGGTATACCGATGGCAATCTAACTAGGGTCATCGGAATACCCTGAGGGATCCCCACGAATATTTCTTGATAGTATCGTCATTGCGAGAAGAAGCCGGTGTAATAGGTTGAAAATACACCAAAATTACACGGCTGAAGCGAAGCAATCCATCTGAATATATTTCTTACGGAACTCTGTAAGATAAATACTCAGATGGATTGCCAACGCAAAAGACATTATGGCTTATCATTTTTTTACGTTTTCCCCGCGTCTTTTGCTCGCAATGACCAAAAAATTTCGTGGGGATACCTCAGTCGGTATACCTGACCTTTTTTTCTTTAGAAAAGATCAGGACGCGCAAGCGCGCCCTAGTTTATCAAGAATAAATAGTAAATCTCTACATTTTATATGTATCAACGAAAACGCCATACAATACTCTTGAATCAGGATCACTGTTTAACGCTGCTCCTGTATAAGAGCCTCCCAAATAACCTAAAACACCACCAACGCCCACCATGCTTAACATAGCAAGACAATTGAGCTCAATGGAGAAAGCAACTAATCCACAGGTACTTCCTAACATCACAGCAGGAACCACACCCCAATTATAAAGTGTTTCAGCATATTCTTCCGACGTAAAATAACTGCCACCAGAAATAAGGTACGCTTCTTTATCATTAAGTTTTTTCATCTAATCTCACCAACATATCTTTTAAAGAAAAGAAATTTAACATAAGAAAGTCCTCTTTGAAAGAAACGGGGAGAGATAACAGGATGCTTGATCAAATGACATCATTTGTTACTTGAATGCCTGATATGTGATAAAACTTATAATTATTATAAATTTTATTTAATGTCTCGTTTATCTCAATTCAAAAAATTCGAAAATCATTTAACAGCACAAGAGTGTATAAGCAACATTTATTAATTCACCGCTAGAATGAACTTCTTCATTAATTCGCTAGTGACCCTACATGTTTTCTAAAACTTTATACCTTTTTAGATGTCTCTTTATATAAGAACCTATCTAAATGGATATATAAATGTATATACCCGATTACCTTTTATTTGAACCCAAACAGTTTAAAGAAAAATTGACGACGGAGTTTACCGGAAATTTAGACGTCCCTAATGCGTTAAAAGGCAATCCTCGTTGTTGGAAGAAGCAAAATATAGCAGGAACTAAACAAAAGAAAACCATCCTGATTAATGATTTTAGATTAGAAGGAATGGATGAAAAAAAAATAAAAGAAGCCAAACACTTTATTGATAAATTAATACAAGAGGGTTTTTCAATTTATCTGTGGCAAAAGCAAGGTCCTATTAAATTAGATGAAAAAAATTCAGGAATGTTATTCTTACCCCTTGTCAGAAATGATTGTTCGCCAGCTCACCCACATGAAATGACAAAAGCGATGGCAAGTAAAAATATTCCTACTGAAGGTCTTATCGTAATGGATATTGCTGCCTTAGTGAATTTGCAAAATGAAATCCAAGATCAAAAAGTCATGCCAAGGGCTCAACCCAATGAGGTTGATATACGTGATATTGCAAAGTCGACATTTTCATTTGACGCTATAAAGAAAGCAAAACCAGACATTAGGGTCATTGCTCCTGCCTTGGATGATAGCATTAAACCACTTGAGGATTGGTTTAATCAGAGAAATGAAGTTGTAAGCTTTGATTATCGAGATTACATTATTGACACCAAAGACAAAGCAAATTTTTATTTTTCCATTGCAGAACAGGTTAAAAATTTACGGGTTCAAACTCTCGAAGGTTTATCATTTAAGCAAATACTTGAAAAGGGAGCTAACCTTGAAACCATAAAAGTATCCGATAAGGATTTTTTTCAGAAATTAGATATTCAGGATTCAGAGTCCTACCCTTCAATTCGTGTTCTTGATTTAAGCGCAGGTGTCGAAATTGAAAATTCCATGAATAATTGGTATCTCTTGATGAACAAGATGCCCAATCTAAAAAGAATCGTACTTTTCCAGGGTTTTCTTGATTCGATCCAAGAAATACAAAAAAACGGCTTTCCAAAAGAAGTTTTACAGAAAGCATCAATTGAAGAAAGAGTAGCGCTTTTTAAATTACTAGAAGAATTAAAAGCAATAGAACATTTAACATGCAAAGATGATGAAGTTATGGGTAACGAGGATTTTACATTAACGTTTTCTCAATCCAATCAAGACTCAATGCTCACCAATCTTACCAAGCTCCAAACCACCCCAAATCTTGAATCATTGACAATGACATTGACGCCGCTTAACACAAAAATGACAATACCTGATGATGATAAAAACATCTTGAAACAGCACATCAATAATAAACTTGCCGTACTTAATTTAGAAGTTATCAACAAAACAAAGCCAATAGAAGATAGTAATTTCCATTTCCTCAGAACTTTTAACACCGTTTATCAAGATATCACCCATCTTGCGCATTTTGCACCCCACCTCCAATATTTGAAAATTTCCATGAAAAAAGACTGCCAAATATCAGCGCAAGAAGAGATAAAATCCATTCCCTCTCTTAAAGCAATCAGTATAGACGCCGAGAGTAAACAATCACTAAAATTTTTAAGCAAATTAGCACCCAACCTAGAGTCACTTGAATTAAATGGGGAAATAGTACATGACGATCTTTTTAGTGTTGATTTTCACAAACTGCGTACCCTATCTATCAAACCAGGTTTTACAGCGAGATTAACTTCGAATTTTACGCTTGGTGCTTTAATAAACCAATATCCAAAACTAGAAAATGTAGAGATAAATGGAGATCAAATATTATCAATTTTAAAAAAAACAGATACCTTACCCAAAAATATAAATCTTAAGAAATTATCGATTGATTTTCCATCATTGGCTTTGAATCCAGAGAGCCACACTGTGATAGTCGACATAGTGAAACGCGCTAATCATTTAACAGAACTCAATCTAAAAAATTGTAAATATTGCAGCGAAATGATTAAAGAGCTGTCAAAGACAGGCGCAAAACTAAACAATATTAGAAAAATTGATTTTACCTCCAGCAATTTCACCTTGGAAGACTACGTTCTTTTAAGACAAATGGCACCACATCTTGAATCCATTACGATCACCTATTGTCCTGCAAGCAACCATGAAGATGAACTCAGAAAAGATAAATCCGTCAACATAATCAATAAATATAAGAAAGCACTAACATCAAAAAACGATACCTCTACAGATGCAAGTAATAAACAGATTGGCAAAGGTGACAATGAAAAAAAACGCTCAGTCGATGCTAATGTGCTGAATAAAGATATTGAATATGATTTAACAGAAATATTTACCGATATCAATGGCGCAAAGCCACCTCATCCCAATCAATATCGTCTTAGTGTTTTTAATACTATCCAATTTACACCTAATCCAGAGTCACCTTTTGATTTACTGAATCTCGGCGACTTGGAACTTAAACCTTATCAAAAATACCAATACGGTTTAGAAAATCTAAATCAAGTTTTACAAATTGCTCGCAAAGAAAAAAAACAACAGTTTCAAGGCAAGCATACAATGCTACTGACAAACACTTTTGCACCTCTGCCATCATTGTCAGCAAATGAAGTATTACAAGCCCTTAATGTGCAAGGGCTTAAACAAAGTGATATTGAAGTAAAATATTCAACCCGTGACAACCTCTATTATATAAGACGCAAAACATTCGGGTTATCAGATGTTAACATCGATTTTCTTATCGAGGTGCAAGAACCTCCTATCAGTAAAAATAAAAGTCTACAAGAATTTGTTAAATCATTTAATGCCTTTGGGGTACCTGAAGCTGATATTGACATGGACGGCTTATCAGGCGAAGACAAGCTGAAGCGAATGTATGAACATAAAGTAGGACGCTGCGAACTGCGTGCACTGATGTTTAAACATTTTGCTAAAGAAAAATTCCCAGAACAGCCTGTTAGAATTATTACAAATGATTGTCATGCTTTTGTTGAAGTGCTAGAAAATAAGCAATGGATCAAATATGATTTAGGAGGCTACCCTGCCAAAGCAAATATCAAAAAACCAGATGTAGAAGCTAGAAACACTCCTGTCACGGAAACGTCTGATTTGCCAGAAAAATCTCCTGTGATCGAAGTTTCTGTTTTACCCGAAAATCCTGTGGTCGGAGTTTCTGCTTTGCATGAAAAATCAATTTTTGGAGATATTTCTGATTTAGAAGATGATCAAAGTGACATAATTGAACTAGATATTGAATGGGATGATGAAGAATCTCTAGATCCAACCCATGTAACATGGGGTGCGCGTGAGACGATAAAATTAGAACCCGAAGCCTTTTTACTTAACGCGCTTTCGGCAACGAAGGTAGACGCCACATCGGGTGAACATCGTGGGCAAAATGTGTTAGTACAATGCGAGAACGATGAAGATGTGCAAACAACGTGTCTTAATTTGCAACATATGGCTAAACACACTGAACGCGCAGTGTTCGTTATTAATAATCCAGAAGAAATCGTTTGCGCAAGTCGATGGTTGCGCAGAGAAAAGGATGATACCGGTACACCTATGACCGGCCCTGGTGGTCCTTTACATGAATTTCTAACGGCGCAGCATCATCAGGGAAAACATCCCGTATTGATAGTCAATTGGAACAACTTTAGTGCAGATGAGCTTGTACGTTTTAATACCCTTATTGATGAGAATCGTTCAGCGGATAAAACCCACATTCCAAACGATATGGTTGTTGTAGGCATTTATAACACCCAAAAACCCAATGCCTATACTGGCAGTGATTTTTATTCACGCAATACCAAAAAGTGTTTTGTTAAACCTAATGTTCTTCCTACTGAAGGTTTTGCGCTTGAGGTGCCTGAGACAAATATAGGAACCAATGCCATTGAAATTGAACTTTATGAGTCAATAAACTGGAGAGAATTATTGCTTGGACAATGGGTAATGGAAGCTGGTCGCATTCAATTTAATGAGGGTCCATTAGCTAAGGCACTTGAAAAAGGGCTACCAGTACACCTTCGTAATGCGCCCTGGCATATTCCTGAGTTTGCACAATTTTGGCAGGAAGCAAAAATTCATGGCAAAATTCCAACTACGGGTAATACACTGCAGGTACCTGTTTCATTTTGGGAAAATCTAAATCAAAGTAAAGGTTATGATTGGAAGGTATTATTAACAGCACATCATTTTGAGCCAAACCCTCAAAAACTCATCAACCCCTTTGTTATCAATCCAGGGACTTTTAATCAATTTATTGATCATTATGATATTCAGAACGATTTGCCACAATTCACTAAAAGTGTATTTTCTAAATATGAAAATAAAGAAGTTAATTTACTGCTGACATCATCTTTAAGTGCACCGAATTGGCATCAACTACTTAAAGAAGCTAAACGTTATAATGTTACATTACATATCGGAGTCCCAGAAGAGATCAGCTTACCGGAGTCTTTAGAAAAAGATTGCGATGTACAACGCTTAAATCAAAAAAAGCAGTCAATAGCTGATGTGACTTTAATTGTAAGCTCTGACGTCAGTATGACTGCAGAAAAACTAAAATTAGTGCATGTGAAGGATAAACCTTTTGTCATTGACGTGTCAGAATGTGATAATAGCGATATTTTTTATTCCAACAAAGCTAAACTGGATGAAAAAGAAAACAACATAGCATTTGAAACAAAAATCAGCGATATTTGGACAGCGCTTCAAAATAATCAAACCGTTATTTTAAAAGGACGTTTTAAAGCGGAGTTAACCAATGCATGCATGGAGATTTGCTCACAAGGAGGATTAACCATCAATGGAAAATTTGAACCCCTCAAAGGAAAACTTATATTATTAAGTGATGCGCCGTTGTCAACTGCATTTGAAAGCAAGAACGACACGCCAGACTTACAAGAAAAAATAGATCATATTTTAGCAAACGAATATTCAGAAGAACTTCAACGCGCTATTAAAGCACACAATTGGCCAAAAGATGCCACCTTCGCGCAAATAAAAGCGGCTATCAATCAATATCAACGCACTATGCCACCTCACTTTGATATCCAGGAAGGAATTCTCAAAATTGCCACGAAAGAATCACAAGCAAGACAAGCAATGGATTTTAGTGATGAACATGTCGATAAAGTTTGTAATGAATTTATTGCCACACGTTTAGAGGCACTTAAAAATATTTTATCCCATGCTCCTTTTGCTTTTATTGGGGGTAAAACAGGTGTGGGCAAAAGCACCTTCATGAAACGCTATATTACGCCTGAAAATGGTTTTACACTTTATAATGAAATTCAAGGCTTAGAAAATTGGGCAAATAATCAAACGAGAGGTACAACAAAAGTTCTATTCTTTGATGAAGCTAATATTTCAGATAATGACTATACCCTTTTTGAAGGATTATATGAAATACCGCCAAGAATTTTGATTAATGGCAAACTGATTACCTTAACGGAAGATCATAAAGTCGTTCTTGCAGGCAACCCAATGAGTTATGGTGGTGAGCGACATTTACCCACTCTGCTATCACAACATGGCAATGCATGCACTTTTGATCTCATGCCCATTGAATATATCTATCGGGATATTTTAAAACCTGTGTTCGATGCGGCAAAAGTGTCAAAAATAAATTCCAAGGTATTTAGCGAATGCATCTTAACAGCATACCAAGATATCTGTGCTTTTTCTGAAGATGAAGTTCTTATTAGTCCAAGGGAATTAAAAATGATGGCGATGATGATGGTTTCATCGATCCTGAGTGAAAGCAACCATCAAAATATTGTTTATGAAGTAGCAAGTCAATGTTTACCGGATGACAAAAAAGAAGAATTTAAGCATTCGTTTTTATCTAAATATCCAAAGAGTTTATCTTCAAATAAACGTGTTCTACCTTCGCAAACAACCGCAGGTAAAAATTTTACGTTAACACCTTCTAGAGTTCCTATTTATGATTCTCTACTACGGTTACTTGCCGTACGAGAAACAATGATAACAAGCAACGATGAGGCGCTTAAAACATCTGGTTTAGGTGGGATGATTTTAGAAGGCGAGCCCGGTACGGGGAAAAGCCATTTTTTAATCGATGTTTTAATGAAACAGGGATATCAACCATTTCCTACTAAGATCGACACCGATAAAGTTTTTTATATCATTCCGGCTAGTATGTCTTTTGAAGAGAAGAAAAATAAGTTAATTGACGCTTTCGAGAAAGGGCTCCCCATTGTTATAGATGAAATCAATAGCACCCCGATGATGGAACAATTATTGAATAGTTTACTAATGGGAGAACA is a genomic window containing:
- a CDS encoding DUF2971 domain-containing protein; the protein is MSKKSRLIKKFDILKSQIHSRNKKNDLVKTNLYHFTATTAFPDIIASKNLLLTSFDKLNDNNEIQFSKNFICEVFKPYRGRYCNDFLNKFDLFLAKVCVYVICFCIEFDNNHLWINYGDNHKGVALGFSPSDCKKHDDIDYSKESPSIIMHVKYGKNAISDDLLIFVETFARLLAMTKSEQEYLTYVDGFVRNIPKYAKI
- a CDS encoding ankyrin repeat domain-containing protein, with amino-acid sequence MSIPKLSKSSGIALAMIISSFAILVFWGGLLGLTGTILLCLGSVFAGIFLHSTDNNFPRNKTDDSARCQILNACLEANINELKKLSRDHKTIFLDNDFKTLKYLIEGEAGHLIKGNLLQAFCSSSYRANENPFITLPPYYLGLKVQHKLSKQQCQSVLNFLMTIGVKFNRDKLFKQLPLSTAIGFDNNPVALALIELAQKQNSYLLNDATQGRFPCTPLILAIQKGNNEIFDALLKTKKIDINKADSEHGLTPLHWAVIMCLPDMVERLINEGAKTDMLSKQGKRPIDFLKINRHEVEPPVHNGKKQLYATQNPSLKPIAIHFNNKINTFMIERNRKLALYGKLIRKNISSPRAVLKSYKLKQSSKIDTQGRMTPEAKMKIGFKH